In the Urocitellus parryii isolate mUroPar1 chromosome 10, mUroPar1.hap1, whole genome shotgun sequence genome, one interval contains:
- the Zbtb49 gene encoding zinc finger and BTB domain-containing protein 49, which yields MDPVAAHSCHLLQQLHEQRIQGLLCDCMLVVRGVCFKAHKNVLAAFSQYFRSLFQNSSSQKNDVFHLDVKNISGIGQILDFMYTSHLDLNPDNIQVMLDTAQCLQVQNVLDLCHTFLKSASEQPPGMPCDSTFSLQSTLAPDATCVMNENYPHLLQECPAGTQHAKVLDEPHPHAPSVSLHHSTGEMSKQAPSALDSSCSELPCKQPSYYYKLRDFYSKQYCKQAACPSQERGTEQPFAFTSPADLAAVDSQSCAISHSECLLESSEHLPSTFLAQPPSDSIPDPESDAPGQQPTKQMRLKKAIHLKKLNFLKSQKSAEQASEHKLDYGLTKRTESAHENMAEEASSRSTEEKESEDLSSENFNCVSEMELSEAPATQEDQSQSLHSQRQYACELCGKPFKHPSNLELHKRSHTGEKPFECNICGKHFSQAGNLQTHLRRHSGEKPYICEICGKRFAASGDVQRHIIIHSGEKPHLCDTCGRGFSNFSNLKEHKKTHTADKVFTCDQCGKSFNMQRKLVKHRVRHTGERPYSCSACGKCFGGSGDLRRHVRTHTGEKPYTCEICGKCFTRSAVLRRHRKMHCRADAESPGVLEELGRALETSDLERSQSSDSFSQDVSVALMPVSVKLPVHQVGNSTTEFDGQSASSYCKLRSMIPPPGASAQEKLSLDAVKLAKPQVPQAQPQAYTYPDMDTPASSEPLQADSTAMVRSSLAALDNHCPDPLGGRASSTAYRNSEGQFFSSMTLWGLAMKTLQNENELDQ from the exons ATGGACCCTGTTGCTGCCCACAGCTGCCATCTTCTCCAACAACTGCATGAGCAGCGCATTCAGGGCCTGCTTTGCGACTGCATGCTGGTGGTGAGAGGGGTCTGCTTCAAAGCACATAAGAACGTTCTGGCAGCCTTCAGCCAGTATTTCAG gagcCTCTTTCAGAATTCTTCAAGCCAGAAGAATGATGTTTTCCATTTAGATGTCAAAAACATCAGCGGCATAGGGCAGATCCTGGACTTCATGTATACCTCTCACCTAGACTTGAATCCAGACAATATTCAAGTAATGCTGGACACAGCTCAGTGTTTGCAAGTTCAGAACGTTCTGGATCTGtgccacacatttttaaaatcagcctctGAACAGCCACCTGGCATGCCTTGTGACAGTACATTCTCCCTGCAAAGCACTTTGGCCCCAGATGCCACCTGTGTTATGAATGAAAACTACCCTCATTTACTGCAAGAGTGTCCTGCAGGGACCCAGCATGCTAAGGTTTTAGATGAGCCGCATCCTCACGCTCCGTCAGTCAGTCTTCATCATTCCACAGGTGAAATGTCCAAACAAGCCCCCAGTGCTTTAGACAGCAGCTGCTCAGAGCTGCCTTGCAAACAGCCAAGTTACTATTACAAACTCAGAGACTTTTACAGTAAGCAGTACTGCAAACAGGCCGCTTGTCCCAGCCAAGAGCGAGGAACCGAGCAGCCTTTCGCCTTCACTTCCCCTGCAGACCTCGCTGCAGTGGACAGCCAGTCTTGTGCTATCAGTCATTCTGAGTGTCTCCTGGAGTCTTCCGAGCACTTGCCTTCTACCTTCCTGGCCCAGCCGCCCAGTGACTCCATCCCAGACCCTGAGTCAGATGCCCCCGGCCAACAACCTACCAAACAGATGAGGCTCAAAAAGGCCATTCACCTGAAGAAACTCAATTTCCTAAAGTCCCAGAAATCGGCAGAGCAAGCATCTGAACACAAGTTGGATTATGGTTTAACAAAGAGGACGGAATCTGCCCATGAAAATATGGCAGAGGAAGCTAGCAGCCGAagtactgaagaaaaagaaagtgaagaccTCAGTTCTGAGAATTTTAATTGTGTTAGTGAGATGGAGCTGTCCGAAGCCCCCGCCACACAGGAAGATCAGTCCCAGAGTCTTCATTCACAGAGACAGTACGCATGTGAATTGTGCGGGAAACCTTTTAAACACCCAAGCAACTTGGAGCTGCACAAACGGTCTCATACAG gtGAGAAACCTTTTGAATGTAACATATGTGGGAAACATTTCTCTCAG GCAGGCAACCTGCAGACTCACTTACGCAGGCACTCTGGTGAAAAACCCTACATCTGCGAGATCTGCGGGAAGAG GTTTGCAGCCTCCGGTGATGTCCAGCGTCACATCATCATTCACTCGGGAGAAAAGCCACACTTGTGTGACACCTGTGGCCGAG GGTTCAGCAACTTCAGTAACTTGAAGGAGCACAAAAAGACGCACACGGCTGACAAGGTCTTCACCTGCGACCAGTGCGGGAAGTCCTTCAACATGCAGCGGAAGCTGGTGAAGCACAGGGTCCGGCACACCGGGGAGCGTCCCTATAGCTGCTCCGCCTGTG GGAAGTGTTTCGGGGGCTCCGGCGACCTGCGCAGGCACGTCCGCACGCACACCGGGGAGAAGCCCTACACGTGTGAGATCTGCGGCAAGTGCTTCACGCGCTCGGCCGTGCTGCGGCGGCACAGGAAGATGCACTGCCGGGCTGACGCCGAGAGCCCGGGCGTGCTGGAGGAGCTCGGCCGCGCCCTCGAGACCTCTGACCTGGAGAGGTCCCAGAGCTCCGACTCCTTCTCCCAGGACGTGTCAGTGGCACTGATGCCAGTGTCCGTCAAACTCCCTGTCCACCAGGTGGGAAACTCCACGACGGAATTTGACGGCCAGTCTGCCAGCTCCTACTGCAAGTTACGCTCCATGATTCCCCCTCCTGGTGCCAGTGCCCAGGAGAAGCTGAGCTTGGACGCTGTCAAGCTGGCCAAGCCCCAggtgccccaggcccagccccaggcctacACCTACCCAGACATGGACACTCCAGCCAGCAGCGAGCCGCTGCAGGCTGACAGCACAGCCATGGTCCGCTCCTCTCTGGCTGCTTTGGACAATCACTGCCCTGATCCCCTGGGCGGCCGTGCGTCTTCCACGGCTTATAGGAACTCAGAGGGGcagtttttctccagtatgacGCTCTGGGGGCTGGCGATGAAGACACTGCAGAATGAAAATGAGTTGGACCAATGA